The genomic segment TTTTCAGTCAATGTTTTAAGAAAGTAAAACCGGGCGAATGATTGATGATCTTATCAAGATGTGAATCGTAAACGGTTTTTCTGAAGTGTTTCGCGCCCAACGTTTCGGAGAAACGTATTACTGTATTCCGCTTTTCCAAAGCGTTCTGTGTTTGCCATTTCGGAGAAACGTATTACCGTATTCCACTTGGGGTTTTTCTGCGTCGAATCATCCACCAGCTGGTGGAGCCATTGATAAAATAGTAGTTTACGAATAGACACTAACTATTTCTTCAAATTTTTTCTGATCTAATTTTGTAATAATCACTTTAAGAAGTTCCTGCAGATCATCGTAATCATCCAAAGAAATAATGCTACGATGACTATGTGCATAACGCACAGGAACGCCAAGCACGATTGAGGGGATTCCAATATTTGCAAGATGAATGAATTTTGCATCTGTTCCCCCGCCTTTTCGGACCGTAGGTTGATATTTTACGCCGCTTTCTTCTGCTACTTGCAGAATGAATTTTTTATACCGATTATGAACGATCATAGTTGGGTCCCACAATCGAACATGAGCTCCCCCTCCGATTTTTGTTTGGGGATGTGCACGTAAACCCGGAATATCGTCAGCCGGAGCACCTTCCAGAATAATCGCCAGATCGGGTTTCACAAGTTGCGATATTGTTTTTGCGCCCCTTGCTCCAACTTCTTCCTGCACACTTCCTGCACCAATGAGCTGATTCGGATGCTCATTGTTTGAAAAATGATTTAAAATATCCACCACCGCACAAACGCCGACTCTATCGTCGAATGCTTTGCACATTACTTTGTTCGATTTTTTAAAATTGATGAAATTTACATCCGGGACCACGGAATCGCCAAGTGAAATTCCATATTCGATTACTTCATTTAAAGTAGAAGAACCAATATCTAAAAACATTTCTCCAATTTCAACAACTTGCGGTTTTTGAGATTTATCCTTAAAATGTGGAGGAGTCGAACCGAGCGTTCCCAAATATTCTTGCCCCTCATTTGTGATGATTTTAAGTTGAGAAGAGAGAAGAGTTTGAGGATTCCAACCGCCTACAGGTTGCAATTTTATCAAACCTTCATTGGTTATATCTGCAACTACAAAACCAACTTCATCCATATGGGCTACTACCAATATTTTTGGCAAATCACTCGAACCATTCAAATAGAATGCTACTGATCCTAATTTATCGTATTTAACATCATCGTAATTTTTAACTTCCTTTTTCATGATCTCCCGAACTTGTTCTTCATTGCCGGAAATACCGGAAGCTAAGCATAATTTTGTTAAAAGCTGTTGATCTTTCATATTTTTCTCCCAAAAATTTTAAACCAATAATTGAATAGAAATAAATTTGTGTCAAAAATTGTGGATTTAATAATACAACTTCTGCCCCGGGTAAATAATTACAATCAAATTACTGTTTCTGTATCTTGTTTTTAGATTATTTTTTGAAATGAGATGGGTTAAAGAAACTCCAAGGTGTGAAGAAATATTGGCAATTGTATCACCTTTTTTTACAGAATAATACTTATTTGTTTTAGTTGGAGCAGAAGAATCGGAAAATAATTTTAACTTCTGACCAGGATAAATTACTGAATTGTGCAGACTGTTTATTCGCATTAATTTTGAAACGGAAGTCTTATATCTGCGGGAAATATTATATAAATTTTC from the Candidatus Cloacimonadota bacterium genome contains:
- a CDS encoding M42 family metallopeptidase, whose amino-acid sequence is MKDQQLLTKLCLASGISGNEEQVREIMKKEVKNYDDVKYDKLGSVAFYLNGSSDLPKILVVAHMDEVGFVVADITNEGLIKLQPVGGWNPQTLLSSQLKIITNEGQEYLGTLGSTPPHFKDKSQKPQVVEIGEMFLDIGSSTLNEVIEYGISLGDSVVPDVNFINFKKSNKVMCKAFDDRVGVCAVVDILNHFSNNEHPNQLIGAGSVQEEVGARGAKTISQLVKPDLAIILEGAPADDIPGLRAHPQTKIGGGAHVRLWDPTMIVHNRYKKFILQVAEESGVKYQPTVRKGGGTDAKFIHLANIGIPSIVLGVPVRYAHSHRSIISLDDYDDLQELLKVIITKLDQKKFEEIVSVYS